The Rufibacter sp. DG15C region CCTTGTTGCAGTAATGTACCAGCCATTCATCATCGCCTAAGAACACCTCGTCATGCACCGTGTTCTGTAAGCGGCTTTTACGGGACCAGTAATTAGCCAAGCCAATGCCCATGTTGGGATGGATGCGCGCAAACAACCATTGGCTTACCCGGTTGGCGAAAATGCGCTTGAGTACTTTGTAAGTATGGTCTTTGGGGCCTAAGCCATCACCATGGCCAATGAAAAAGGTGTGTTTGCCAATCTGCGTGGAGACGGGTTTTCTGATGATGGGAATGTTGAGCTCTTTGGGGAAGTAGTCAAACATCCACATGTCATGGTTGCCCGTGAACAGGTAAATGGGAATGCCGCTGTCAGCTATTTCAGCTAATTTTCCTTGCAGCCTGATGAATCCTCTGGGAATGGCGTGGCGGTACTCAAACCAAAAATCAAAGATGTCGCCTAGTAAGTAAATAGCATGGGCATCTTCTTTGACCTGATCCAGCCAGCGCACAATCTTCTTCTCCCGAGCCAAGCTTTTCTCCGGGGTGGGCACTCCCAAGTGAAAGTCAGACGCGAAGTAGATCTTCTTGCCGGGCGGGAGGTGCTCAATCGGTGTAATCATCAATCAGGAAAAGGATTAATTCTTTGGGGCCGTGGGCGCCCATTACTAGGGTTTTTTCAATGTCGGCGGTGCGGCTGGGACCACTCACCAGGGAGATCATGGAAGGAATGCGCTTGCCATATTTCTCTTCCATCAGCAACAACGCGTCTTTGATTTCGGGTACCAGTTGCGAGAGCTTGGCTACCACTAAATGCATCTCGGGGTAGACAGACAGTCTGCGCCCGCTGCCTGTAGCTGAAGATACCAAAATGCTTCCTGTTCTAGTGATCAACGCCTCGCAGGTGGTTAAGGCCGCTTGGGCTTTGCCAATGAAGTCATCCTCGGTGCCATTGAAATTGATCCCGCCAGCGTGCAAGATTTTCTTGAGCCCAGATTCCCAGACATAGAGGTTGTCCAGGCCGCGTTCCTGCTTAAACGTGAAGAGTTGGTCAAAGAAGTCTTCCTCGCTTTCGCAGTACACAAAGGTGCCCGCGTTCCGGATGAAGGTCTCTGCAAATTGCACAGAAAGTTCTTCCAGTAAGGGGCCGTGTACAGACGTGGTGAAGTCTGGCGTAGGAGGCAGAAAAGGCGCTGACATAGCCAGCGCCTCTCTTACCTTGCGGAGCACAATCTCTTTGGATTTCGCTTCGTACATGAGAAAATTCTAAAATGTAGCCGTTTGGGCCAGAGTAATACTAAGAATTTAACGTAGGTCCTGTGCCCATTCCAGCGCTTGGTCTATCCTCAGGCTCCACGGTGGTTGGCGTCTCTTCCTGACCGTTTTGCGCATCTGAAGGAATAATCACATGCGTATCTGCCTCCACCTCACTTTGGGTTTTGCTACGGTCTGTACCCGCCGTGTGGGCTTGGTACGTAGTCAAGCCTTCAAACGGACGCTTTCCTACCAAACGCTCCAAGTCATTCTGGAAGATGATTTCCTTCTCCAACAGTTCTTGGGCTACCAATTCTAATTCTGGACGTTTCTCGGTCAATAACTGAATGGTACGGTTGTAGGCATCACTCACCAACAGACGTACTTCAGAGTCAATGGTCTCTGCAGTGGCTTCTGAGTAAGGCTTAGTGAACGCGTTGTCTGGCTGCTTAGAGTCATAGAAAGACAGGTTGCCAATGCGGTCATTCATGCCGTACATGGTCACAATGCTGTACGCCATCTTGGTGATGCGCTCTAAGTCGCTCAGCGCACCCGTAGAGATTTTCCCGAAGACAATCTGCTCAGCGGCACGACCACCTAAGGCCATGCACATCTCGTCTATTAACTGCTCAGTGTTATAGAGGAACTGTTCTTTTGGCAGGTACTGCGCATAACCCAAAGCGGCAACACCGCGTGGTACAATGCTCACTTTCACCAAAGGATCGCAGTGCTCCAGGAACCAGCCTGCAATGGCATGACCCGCTTCATGGTAGGCTACAATTTTCTTCTCTTCTGGAGAGATGATTTTGTTTTTCTTCTCTAAACCACCAATTACGCGGTCAATAGCATCATTGAAATCTTGCATCTCAATGGCTTTCTTGTTGCGTCTGGCAGCGATCAGAGCGGCCTCATTACAAACGTTGGCAATCTCAGCACCGGCAAAACCTGGCGTCTGGGCGGCCAATTTCTTGGCATCCACATCTTCGGCTAAAGTCAACGGGCCTAAATGCACGTTGAAAATCTGCGTACGACCGTTCACGTCTGGCTTGTCAATGCTTATCTGGCGGTCAAAACGACCTGGACGCAACAAGGCAGAATCCAGAATGTCAGGACGGTTGGTAGCCGCCAGGATGATTACCCCAGAATCGGTGGCAAAACCATCCATCTCCACTAGCAGGGAGTTCAAAGTGTTCTCACGCTCGTCATTGCCGCCGGGCATTTGACCGCGGCTACGGCTACGGCCAATGGCGTCAATCTCATCAATAAAGATGATACACGGGGCTTTGGCTTTGGCCTGCTTAAACAAGTCACGCACACGGGCCGCGCCCACGCCCACAAACATCTCCACGAAGTCTGAACCAGACAAAGAGAAGAAAGGAACGTCTGCCTCACCGGCTACGGCTTTGGCTAATAAGGTTTTACCAGTGCCCGGAGGGCCTACCAGCAAAGCG contains the following coding sequences:
- the ftsH gene encoding ATP-dependent zinc metalloprotease FtsH is translated as MTEKPENKNKRRKIIPNTPPKPTMQMWVLAALVLFIFGLTYYNNQNSTVEIKQYAFEDMLMAQDVKRVAVVNNNSVEVTLKEEALNNDKYKGQLENRGTFATKTGPHYHFDIISAESFKEDFDKMQAATPREQRIPLETEKRAGLMEILMGWPFFILLMVGFWFLMRRMAGGGAGGQIFNIGKSRAALFDAENKVKITFKDVAGLEEAKEEIEEIVEFLKNPTKFTILGGKIPKGALLVGPPGTGKTLLAKAVAGEADVPFFSLSGSDFVEMFVGVGAARVRDLFKQAKAKAPCIIFIDEIDAIGRSRSRGQMPGGNDERENTLNSLLVEMDGFATDSGVIILAATNRPDILDSALLRPGRFDRQISIDKPDVNGRTQIFNVHLGPLTLAEDVDAKKLAAQTPGFAGAEIANVCNEAALIAARRNKKAIEMQDFNDAIDRVIGGLEKKNKIISPEEKKIVAYHEAGHAIAGWFLEHCDPLVKVSIVPRGVAALGYAQYLPKEQFLYNTEQLIDEMCMALGGRAAEQIVFGKISTGALSDLERITKMAYSIVTMYGMNDRIGNLSFYDSKQPDNAFTKPYSEATAETIDSEVRLLVSDAYNRTIQLLTEKRPELELVAQELLEKEIIFQNDLERLVGKRPFEGLTTYQAHTAGTDRSKTQSEVEADTHVIIPSDAQNGQEETPTTVEPEDRPSAGMGTGPTLNS
- a CDS encoding lactate utilization protein, with protein sequence MYEAKSKEIVLRKVREALAMSAPFLPPTPDFTTSVHGPLLEELSVQFAETFIRNAGTFVYCESEEDFFDQLFTFKQERGLDNLYVWESGLKKILHAGGINFNGTEDDFIGKAQAALTTCEALITRTGSILVSSATGSGRRLSVYPEMHLVVAKLSQLVPEIKDALLLMEEKYGKRIPSMISLVSGPSRTADIEKTLVMGAHGPKELILFLIDDYTD
- a CDS encoding UDP-2,3-diacylglucosamine diphosphatase, which gives rise to MITPIEHLPPGKKIYFASDFHLGVPTPEKSLAREKKIVRWLDQVKEDAHAIYLLGDIFDFWFEYRHAIPRGFIRLQGKLAEIADSGIPIYLFTGNHDMWMFDYFPKELNIPIIRKPVSTQIGKHTFFIGHGDGLGPKDHTYKVLKRIFANRVSQWLFARIHPNMGIGLANYWSRKSRLQNTVHDEVFLGDDEWLVHYCNKVEQRQHHDFYVFGHRHLPLDLPIGEQSRYLNLGEWVNFCSYAVYDGEQLNLLYFEKADA